Proteins encoded in a region of the Candidatus Paceibacterota bacterium genome:
- a CDS encoding radical SAM protein, whose protein sequence is MLDSSPYLYVGYYCNNNCIFCSEADEYLKTLKQKSLEEIEKEAQLIRRHYDFINIMGREPTIRPDFLEILKLVEKLKFHQVGFTTNGRLLSQPSFAKAVLNTGVNQIGISLSGATPAVHDFQVKVVGAYGQTIAGIKNVLKYKKPDVSILVNLPVNKLNYKSLGASLKLLTGLGVKEINILNIAPLSYRSSSKKIILPMLKAGAYVFDTIKNGGYLDKKDLKILLVEFPPCSLPVEARQYFFPCLEKNNRKVRIPLCAKCPYKQSCDGILDSYLQLYGNKEFKL, encoded by the coding sequence ATGCTAGACTCGAGTCCTTATTTATACGTTGGTTATTACTGCAACAACAATTGCATATTTTGTAGTGAGGCTGATGAATATCTAAAAACGTTGAAGCAGAAAAGCTTAGAAGAAATAGAAAAAGAAGCACAACTAATTAGACGGCATTATGATTTTATCAACATCATGGGAAGAGAACCAACCATTCGTCCAGATTTTTTGGAAATTCTTAAGCTAGTAGAAAAGCTTAAATTTCACCAAGTTGGTTTTACTACCAACGGAAGGCTTTTAAGCCAACCGTCTTTCGCTAAAGCCGTCCTTAATACGGGAGTAAACCAAATAGGTATTTCTTTGAGTGGAGCTACACCGGCTGTACACGATTTTCAAGTAAAGGTCGTAGGGGCTTATGGTCAAACAATAGCTGGGATAAAAAATGTGCTGAAGTACAAAAAACCAGACGTAAGCATACTGGTTAACCTACCTGTGAACAAATTAAATTATAAAAGTTTGGGGGCTAGTTTAAAACTGTTAACTGGGTTAGGAGTAAAAGAAATAAATATTTTAAATATTGCGCCTTTAAGCTATCGATCGTCTAGTAAAAAAATCATTTTACCCATGTTAAAAGCTGGGGCATATGTTTTTGATACTATAAAAAATGGTGGCTATTTGGATAAAAAAGACCTAAAAATTCTTTTGGTGGAATTCCCTCCCTGTAGTTTACCAGTAGAGGCTCGACAATATTTTTTTCCATGTTTAGAAAAGAATAATAGAAAAGTAAGAATTCCTTTATGTGCCAAATGCCCCTACAAACAATCTTGCGATGGTATATTGGATAGTTATCTTCAACTTTATGGTAATAAAGAATTCAAATTATGA